Proteins encoded together in one Bradyrhizobium sp. PSBB068 window:
- a CDS encoding FAD-dependent oxidoreductase: MTVNKPIKLAVIGRGLIGSAAARHLSKMGHEVALIGPGEPADFPRHDGVFGSHYDEGRITRTYDPQAFWRQMNRAAIARYGEIAAESGVDFYREAGALHVGNSETTDVASVGQVCADEAIGCEAYRDAALAERFPFLQSTSGMLGYFEPRNAGYISPRRLVRAQAIAAEHAGARIIDEAALGISETASGVTIRTRSGNLEAERVLVAAGGHTQSLLGRSLGVTVYARTAALFRLDRAEVERLAGMPSMRCLGPKGDNPYILPPIPYPDGQTWLKLGGDPVDRPLGSEADIKDWFRSGGSVDVADHLQAQILDRIRDLEFEERRVVPCMTSFGDTGLPLIGPLSERVTVAFCCYGKSAKCSDELGRLGALALLGEVRAELAP; encoded by the coding sequence GTGACCGTGAATAAGCCGATCAAGCTTGCGGTGATCGGACGAGGTCTGATCGGGTCGGCGGCTGCGCGACATCTGAGCAAGATGGGCCACGAGGTTGCGCTGATCGGGCCCGGTGAGCCGGCCGATTTTCCGCGCCATGACGGCGTGTTCGGCAGTCACTATGATGAAGGCCGCATCACGCGGACCTACGATCCGCAAGCCTTCTGGCGGCAGATGAACCGCGCGGCGATTGCGCGCTACGGCGAGATTGCTGCGGAAAGCGGTGTCGATTTCTACCGGGAAGCCGGCGCGCTTCACGTCGGCAACAGCGAAACCACCGATGTCGCGTCGGTTGGCCAGGTCTGCGCCGACGAGGCGATCGGGTGTGAGGCCTATCGGGATGCGGCGCTCGCCGAGCGGTTTCCGTTTCTGCAATCAACCTCCGGCATGCTGGGCTATTTCGAGCCGCGCAATGCCGGATATATCAGCCCGCGGCGCCTGGTGCGGGCGCAGGCGATCGCGGCGGAGCACGCGGGCGCGCGGATCATCGACGAAGCTGCGCTCGGGATTTCGGAAACCGCTTCCGGTGTGACGATCCGGACGCGATCGGGCAACCTCGAGGCCGAGCGTGTGCTGGTTGCCGCCGGCGGGCATACCCAATCGCTGCTGGGCCGATCGTTGGGTGTTACGGTCTATGCGCGTACCGCGGCGCTGTTCCGGCTCGATCGGGCGGAAGTCGAACGCCTGGCCGGCATGCCGTCGATGCGCTGTCTCGGGCCGAAGGGCGATAACCCCTATATCCTGCCGCCGATCCCGTATCCGGACGGCCAGACCTGGTTGAAGCTCGGCGGCGATCCGGTCGATCGTCCGCTCGGCAGCGAGGCCGACATCAAGGACTGGTTCCGGTCGGGCGGTTCGGTCGACGTCGCGGATCACCTGCAAGCACAGATCCTCGATCGCATTCGCGACCTCGAGTTCGAGGAGCGCCGCGTCGTGCCCTGCATGACCAGCTTCGGCGACACCGGCTTGCCGCTGATCGGACCGCTGTCGGAGCGGGTCACCGTCGCATTCTGCTGCTACGGCAAGAGCGCGAAATGTTCGGATGAACTGGGCCGGTTGGGTGCTCTGGCGCTGCTCGGCGAGGTGAGGGCGGAGCTTGCACCCTGA
- a CDS encoding NAD+ synthase — protein MSEQQIKITLAQLNPTVGDVTGNAAKARAAREKAKADGADLVVLSELFLAGYPPEDLVLKPAFQSACRAAVEELARETKDGGPAMLIGTPWVEDGKLYNACALLDGGRIAALRFKANLPNYGVFDEKRLFARGPAPGPVTVRGVRIGVPICEDIWLEESEDYENVVECLAETGAEILVVPNGSPYARDKADLRLSIVVARVTESGLPLIYLNEVGGQDELIFDGASFALNADLSVAAQLPAFEENITTLTWRKTADGWRCSGPSTAQLEGDKADYAACVLGLRDYVRKNGFPGVLLGVSGGIDSALCAAIAVDALGADKVRGVMLPFRYTAQVSLDDAAKLAAALGIRYEILPIADAVNGFEKILAPVFAGMERDITEENLQARARGTLLMAISNKTGAMVVTTGNKSEMSVGYATLYGDMNGGFNPIKDIYKTEVFRLSSLRNGWKPDGALGPSGEVIPVNIIIRPPTAELRENQTDQDSLPPYDVLDAILERLVEREEPLATIIAAGFDRDVVTRVDRLLNIAEYKRRQAAPGVKVTRKNFGRDRRYPITNRFRDFGKALPEPDEKLVTRTSRASAEAFEG, from the coding sequence ATGAGCGAACAACAGATCAAGATCACCCTGGCGCAACTCAATCCGACGGTCGGTGACGTCACCGGCAACGCCGCGAAAGCGCGTGCCGCGCGCGAGAAAGCCAAGGCCGACGGCGCCGACCTCGTGGTGTTGTCGGAGCTGTTCCTCGCCGGCTATCCGCCGGAGGACCTGGTGCTCAAGCCGGCGTTCCAGTCGGCCTGCCGCGCGGCGGTCGAGGAGTTGGCGCGCGAGACCAAAGACGGCGGCCCGGCCATGCTGATCGGCACGCCGTGGGTCGAGGACGGCAAGCTCTACAATGCCTGCGCGCTGCTCGACGGCGGACGCATCGCCGCGCTGCGCTTCAAGGCCAATCTGCCGAATTACGGCGTGTTCGACGAGAAGCGGCTGTTCGCGCGCGGCCCCGCGCCGGGCCCGGTGACGGTGCGCGGCGTGCGCATCGGCGTGCCGATCTGCGAGGATATCTGGCTCGAGGAGTCCGAGGACTACGAGAACGTCGTCGAATGTCTGGCCGAGACCGGCGCCGAGATTCTCGTGGTGCCGAACGGCTCGCCCTATGCCCGTGACAAGGCCGATCTCCGTCTGTCGATCGTCGTGGCGCGGGTCACCGAGAGCGGGCTGCCGCTGATCTATTTGAACGAAGTCGGCGGCCAGGACGAGTTGATCTTCGATGGCGCCTCGTTCGCGCTGAATGCCGATCTGTCGGTGGCGGCGCAGCTGCCGGCGTTCGAGGAGAACATCACGACGCTGACCTGGCGTAAGACCGCGGACGGCTGGCGCTGCTCCGGGCCGAGCACGGCGCAACTCGAGGGCGACAAGGCCGATTACGCTGCCTGCGTGCTCGGCCTGCGCGATTATGTCCGCAAGAACGGATTTCCCGGCGTGCTGCTCGGCGTTTCTGGCGGCATCGATTCGGCGCTGTGCGCGGCGATCGCGGTCGATGCTCTCGGCGCCGACAAGGTGCGCGGCGTGATGCTGCCGTTCCGCTACACCGCGCAGGTCTCGCTCGACGATGCCGCCAAGCTCGCCGCCGCGCTCGGCATCCGCTACGAGATCCTGCCGATCGCCGACGCCGTGAACGGCTTCGAGAAGATCCTGGCGCCGGTGTTTGCCGGCATGGAGCGCGACATCACCGAGGAGAATCTGCAGGCGCGCGCCCGCGGCACGCTGTTGATGGCGATCTCCAACAAGACCGGCGCCATGGTGGTGACCACCGGCAACAAGTCGGAGATGTCGGTCGGCTACGCCACGCTGTACGGCGACATGAATGGCGGCTTCAACCCGATCAAGGACATCTACAAGACCGAGGTGTTCCGCCTGTCCAGCCTGCGTAATGGCTGGAAGCCGGATGGTGCGCTCGGCCCGTCGGGTGAGGTGATCCCGGTCAACATCATCATCCGGCCGCCGACCGCGGAGTTGCGCGAGAACCAGACCGATCAGGATTCGCTGCCGCCCTACGACGTGCTGGATGCGATCCTCGAACGTCTCGTGGAGCGCGAGGAGCCGCTTGCGACCATCATCGCAGCCGGCTTCGACCGCGATGTGGTGACCCGCGTCGATCGCCTGCTCAACATCGCCGAATACAAGAGGCGGCAGGCCGCGCCCGGGGTGAAGGTGACGCGGAAGAACTTCGGCCGCGACCGCCGCTATCCGATCACCAACCGCTTCCGCGATTTCGGCAAGGCCTTGCCGGAGCCCGACGAGAAGCTGGTGACGCGCACCTCGCGTGCGTCGGCGGAGGCGTTCGAGGGGTAA
- a CDS encoding DUF2865 domain-containing protein, which produces MPNSSRSRFFRWFLTCALLAGIALPATHALAQVPPGPPGPAPQGAPQANPMCARLEGQLAAIDRGGGSGDPARDEQIRRYQDAATRQQGELDRVTAQARRMGCDSSGFLSLFNNNSAQCGPVNNQIQQMRANLDQMTANLERLRTGGLGGADRENQRRSVLTALAQNNCGPQYAAAAARGPGNFIENLFGGGGGGNPGNPLPPPDAQYAGQSGTFRTVCVRTCDGAYFPISFATTQARFAADEQVCKAQCPAAEASLFAYRNPGEDINQAVSISGQSYSSLPNAFKYRTEFNPSCSCRAAGQSWAEALKAVDDQSAAAQQGDIIVTEESARKMQQRAQTKAAAGKKGVPAATAQQQPAAADATTAPAAPASDGQIRTVGPTFIQQKKQ; this is translated from the coding sequence ATGCCCAATAGCTCCCGTTCTCGCTTCTTCCGCTGGTTTTTGACTTGCGCCCTGCTGGCCGGCATCGCCCTGCCCGCGACGCATGCCTTGGCGCAGGTCCCCCCGGGTCCGCCCGGCCCGGCTCCGCAAGGCGCGCCGCAGGCCAACCCGATGTGCGCGCGGCTCGAGGGCCAGCTGGCGGCGATCGATCGCGGCGGCGGCAGCGGCGATCCGGCACGGGACGAGCAGATCCGCCGCTACCAGGATGCGGCAACCCGGCAGCAGGGCGAGCTCGATCGGGTGACGGCGCAGGCGCGGCGCATGGGCTGCGACAGCTCCGGGTTCTTGTCTCTGTTCAACAACAATTCGGCGCAGTGCGGTCCGGTCAACAACCAGATCCAGCAGATGCGCGCCAATCTCGACCAGATGACCGCCAATCTCGAGCGGCTGCGCACCGGCGGCCTCGGCGGCGCCGACCGCGAGAACCAGCGCCGCTCGGTCTTGACCGCGCTGGCGCAGAACAATTGCGGCCCGCAATACGCCGCGGCGGCTGCGCGCGGCCCCGGCAATTTCATCGAGAACCTGTTCGGCGGCGGCGGTGGCGGCAATCCCGGCAATCCGCTGCCCCCGCCCGACGCGCAATATGCCGGACAGTCCGGCACCTTCCGCACCGTCTGCGTCCGCACCTGCGACGGCGCCTATTTCCCGATCTCGTTCGCAACCACGCAGGCGCGCTTTGCCGCCGACGAGCAGGTCTGCAAGGCGCAGTGCCCGGCCGCGGAGGCCAGCCTGTTCGCCTACCGTAATCCCGGCGAAGACATCAACCAGGCGGTCTCGATCAGCGGCCAGTCCTACTCGTCGCTGCCGAACGCCTTCAAGTACCGCACCGAGTTCAATCCGTCCTGCTCGTGCAGGGCGGCCGGCCAGAGCTGGGCCGAGGCGTTGAAGGCGGTCGACGACCAGTCGGCGGCTGCGCAGCAGGGCGACATCATCGTCACCGAGGAGAGCGCGCGGAAGATGCAGCAGCGCGCCCAGACCAAGGCTGCCGCCGGCAAGAAGGGCGTGCCGGCAGCGACAGCTCAACAGCAGCCTGCCGCCGCTGACGCCACCACGGCGCCGGCCGCGCCCGCGAGCGACGGCCAGATCCGCACGGTCGGCCCGACCTTCATCCAGCAGAAGAAGCAGTAG
- a CDS encoding cysteine--tRNA ligase: MDLRLYDTLTREKRPLVPLDANNVRMYACGPTVYDFAHIGNGRAAIVFDVLFRVLGHRYGADHVTYVRNITDVDDKINVRAARDYPGVPLNEAIRKVTELTYQQYQDDVTALGCLAPTVQPRATEHIPEMRAIIEKLVAGGFAYVAEDHVLFSPQAMNAANSVLPRYGSLSKRSLDEMIAGARVDVAPYKRDNTDFVLWKPSKPGEPSWPSPAGIAVEGRPGWHIECSAMAWKHLGEKFDIHGGGIDLVFPHHENELAQTCCAFHTDRMANVWMHNGFLQIESEKMSKSLGNFFTIRDLLADWPGEVLRLSMLKTHYRSPLDWTLKSAEESAKTLDDWYAVAADAEPGAPSQAMVEALYDDLNTAQAMAVLHGLRSASSSSEQSRREFAGSLRLLGFLSESAAAWEGRKRQASGVDAAAVEALIAERTAARARKDFKESDRIRDQLAAMGVAIKDGKDADGKPVTTWEVAR, from the coding sequence ATGGATTTGCGCCTCTACGATACGCTGACCCGGGAGAAGCGGCCCCTCGTGCCGCTCGATGCCAACAATGTCCGCATGTATGCCTGCGGACCGACGGTCTACGACTTCGCCCATATCGGCAACGGCCGCGCGGCCATTGTCTTCGACGTGCTGTTCCGCGTGCTGGGCCATCGCTATGGCGCCGATCACGTCACCTATGTCCGCAACATCACCGACGTCGACGACAAGATCAACGTCCGCGCCGCGCGGGACTATCCCGGCGTGCCGCTGAACGAGGCGATCCGCAAGGTTACCGAGCTGACCTATCAGCAGTACCAGGACGACGTCACGGCGCTCGGCTGCTTGGCCCCGACGGTGCAGCCGCGCGCGACCGAGCACATCCCGGAGATGCGCGCGATCATCGAGAAGCTGGTCGCCGGCGGCTTCGCCTATGTCGCCGAGGATCATGTGCTGTTCTCGCCGCAGGCGATGAACGCGGCCAATTCGGTGCTGCCGCGCTACGGCTCGCTGTCGAAGCGCTCGCTCGACGAGATGATCGCCGGCGCCCGCGTCGACGTCGCGCCCTACAAGCGCGACAACACCGACTTCGTGCTCTGGAAGCCGTCGAAGCCGGGCGAGCCGTCCTGGCCGTCGCCGGCCGGCATTGCGGTCGAGGGCCGGCCAGGCTGGCACATCGAGTGCTCGGCGATGGCCTGGAAGCATCTCGGCGAGAAGTTCGACATTCATGGCGGCGGCATCGATCTGGTGTTCCCGCACCATGAGAACGAGCTCGCCCAGACTTGCTGCGCGTTCCACACCGACCGTATGGCCAATGTCTGGATGCACAACGGCTTCCTGCAGATCGAGAGCGAGAAGATGTCGAAGTCGCTCGGCAACTTCTTCACGATCCGCGATCTCCTGGCCGATTGGCCCGGCGAGGTGCTGCGGCTCAGCATGCTCAAGACGCATTATCGTTCGCCGCTCGACTGGACGCTGAAGAGCGCGGAAGAGAGCGCGAAGACGCTCGACGACTGGTACGCGGTTGCGGCCGATGCCGAGCCCGGCGCGCCGTCGCAGGCCATGGTCGAGGCGCTCTACGACGATCTCAACACGGCGCAGGCGATGGCCGTGCTGCATGGCCTGCGCAGCGCATCGTCGAGCAGCGAGCAGAGTCGCAGGGAATTTGCCGGCTCGCTGCGGTTGCTCGGTTTCCTGTCCGAGAGCGCGGCGGCCTGGGAGGGCCGCAAGCGGCAAGCGAGCGGCGTCGATGCGGCGGCCGTCGAGGCGCTGATCGCCGAGCGCACGGCGGCGCGGGCGCGGAAGGATTTCAAGGAGTCGGACCGGATCCGTGATCAGCTCGCCGCGATGGGGGTGGCGATCAAGGATGGCAAGGACGCCGACGGCAAACCAGTGACCACCTGGGAGGTCGCGCGATGA
- a CDS encoding GNAT family N-acetyltransferase, with product MSRSAPALRPYLPDDAPLLAAIFAASIMDLTGDDYSEAQQEAWAAAADDEAAFGKKLAGQLTLIATLQGAPVGFASLKGADHIDMLYVHPSAVGQGVGAALCDALEKIASARGTKILKVDVSDTALEFFRKRGYVAQQRNSVTIGDEWLANTTMQKTLDGVAAPGGHA from the coding sequence ATGAGCCGCTCCGCACCCGCGTTGCGCCCCTATCTGCCTGATGACGCGCCGTTGCTGGCGGCGATCTTCGCGGCCTCGATCATGGACCTGACCGGCGACGATTACAGCGAGGCGCAGCAGGAAGCTTGGGCGGCGGCTGCCGACGACGAGGCAGCGTTCGGCAAGAAGCTTGCCGGCCAGCTGACGCTGATTGCGACGTTGCAGGGCGCGCCTGTCGGCTTCGCCTCGCTGAAGGGCGCCGATCACATCGACATGCTCTATGTGCATCCGAGTGCGGTCGGGCAGGGTGTCGGTGCCGCGCTGTGCGATGCATTGGAAAAGATCGCAAGCGCCCGCGGCACCAAGATCCTGAAGGTCGATGTCAGCGACACCGCGCTCGAATTCTTCCGCAAGCGCGGCTATGTCGCACAGCAGCGCAATTCGGTCACCATCGGCGACGAGTGGCTCGCCAACACCACGATGCAGAAGACGCTCGACGGCGTCGCCGCGCCCGGAGGGCACGCATGA
- a CDS encoding citramalate synthase → MSRERLYLFDTTLRDGAQTNGVDFTLQDKQVIAGMLDALGIDYVEGGYPGANPTDTEFFSRKPAFDHARFTAFGMTRRPGRSASNDPGLAGILEAKADAICFVAKSSAYQVRVALETTNEENLASIRDSVAAAKAIGREVMVDCEHFFDGYKENRDYALACATAAYQAGARWVVLCDTNGGTMPHEIETIVADVVTQVPGAHVGIHAHNDTEQAVANSLAAVRAGARQIQGTLNGLGERCGNANLCSLIPTLKLKQEFAEKFEIGVTTEKMATLMKVSRTLDDMLNRAPNRHAAYVGESAFVTKTGIHASAVMKDPQTYEHVLPETVGNHRKVLVSDQAGRSNVMAELDRAGIVYDKTDPRLTRLVEELKEREAAGFAYESANASFDLLARRTLGKVPEYFKVEQFDVNVEQRYNANGQRVTVALAVVKVDVDGEHLISAAEGNGPVNALDVALRKDLGKYQKYIDGLKLIDYRVRILNGGTEAVTRVLIESEDETGESWTTVGVSPNIIDASFQALMDSVFYKLVKSGAPA, encoded by the coding sequence ATGAGCCGCGAGCGCCTCTATCTGTTCGACACCACGCTGCGCGACGGCGCGCAGACCAACGGCGTCGACTTCACGCTGCAGGACAAGCAGGTGATCGCGGGCATGCTCGACGCGCTCGGCATCGACTATGTCGAGGGCGGTTATCCCGGCGCCAATCCGACCGATACCGAGTTCTTCAGCAGGAAGCCCGCGTTCGATCATGCGCGCTTCACCGCGTTCGGCATGACGCGGCGGCCGGGCCGCTCGGCCTCGAACGATCCGGGGCTCGCCGGCATCCTCGAGGCCAAGGCGGACGCGATCTGCTTCGTCGCAAAATCCTCCGCCTACCAGGTCCGGGTTGCGCTCGAGACCACCAATGAGGAGAATCTCGCCTCGATCCGCGACAGCGTCGCGGCCGCCAAGGCGATCGGCCGCGAGGTGATGGTCGACTGCGAGCATTTCTTCGACGGCTACAAGGAGAACCGCGACTATGCGCTCGCCTGCGCGACGGCGGCCTATCAGGCCGGCGCGCGCTGGGTGGTGCTGTGCGACACCAATGGCGGCACCATGCCGCATGAGATCGAAACCATCGTTGCTGATGTCGTCACGCAGGTGCCCGGCGCTCACGTCGGCATCCACGCCCATAACGACACCGAGCAGGCGGTCGCCAACTCGCTCGCCGCGGTGCGTGCCGGCGCGCGGCAGATCCAGGGCACGCTCAATGGCCTTGGTGAGCGCTGCGGCAATGCCAATCTCTGCTCGCTGATCCCGACCCTGAAGCTGAAGCAGGAGTTCGCCGAGAAGTTCGAGATCGGCGTCACCACCGAGAAGATGGCGACGCTGATGAAGGTGTCGCGCACGCTCGACGACATGCTGAACCGCGCGCCGAACCGTCACGCGGCCTATGTCGGCGAGAGCGCTTTCGTGACCAAGACCGGAATCCATGCCTCGGCTGTCATGAAGGATCCGCAGACCTATGAGCATGTGCTTCCGGAGACTGTCGGCAACCACCGCAAGGTGCTGGTCTCGGATCAGGCCGGTCGTTCCAACGTGATGGCCGAGCTCGACCGCGCCGGCATCGTTTACGACAAGACCGACCCGCGGCTGACGCGGCTGGTCGAGGAGTTGAAGGAGCGCGAGGCCGCGGGGTTCGCCTATGAATCCGCCAACGCATCCTTCGATTTGCTGGCGCGCCGCACGCTCGGCAAGGTACCGGAATATTTTAAGGTCGAGCAGTTCGACGTCAATGTCGAGCAGCGCTACAACGCCAACGGCCAGCGTGTGACCGTGGCGCTCGCGGTGGTGAAGGTCGATGTCGACGGCGAGCATCTGATCTCGGCCGCCGAAGGCAATGGCCCGGTCAATGCGCTCGACGTCGCGCTGCGCAAGGACCTCGGCAAGTACCAGAAGTACATCGATGGCCTGAAGCTGATCGACTACCGCGTGCGTATCCTCAATGGCGGCACCGAGGCGGTCACGCGGGTTCTGATCGAAAGCGAGGACGAGACCGGCGAGAGCTGGACCACGGTCGGCGTCTCGCCCAATATCATCGACGCCTCGTTCCAGGCGCTGATGGATTCGGTGTTCTACAAGCTGGTGAAGTCGGGCGCGCCGGCGTGA
- a CDS encoding VOC family protein: MIDHVSVGVRDLERAARFYEPTLAALGLNRLVTRPATIGFGKAYPEFWINLRATMAHVAHESGTHICLRAKTTTEVDAFHAAALASGGLSDGPPGLRPHDRVRYYAAFVLDPDGNRIEAVTFPSA; this comes from the coding sequence ATGATCGACCACGTCTCCGTCGGCGTCCGCGATCTCGAGCGCGCGGCGCGGTTCTACGAGCCGACGCTGGCCGCGCTCGGCCTGAACCGTCTCGTCACGCGGCCGGCGACGATCGGCTTCGGCAAGGCCTATCCCGAATTCTGGATCAATCTGCGCGCCACGATGGCGCACGTCGCACATGAGAGCGGCACCCATATCTGCCTGCGTGCGAAGACCACCACTGAAGTCGATGCCTTCCACGCCGCCGCGCTGGCCTCCGGCGGCCTGTCCGATGGCCCGCCCGGCCTGCGTCCGCACGACCGCGTGCGCTACTATGCGGCTTTCGTGCTCGACCCCGACGGCAACCGGATCGAGGCGGTGACGTTTCCGAGCGCGTGA
- a CDS encoding TIGR00730 family Rossman fold protein — protein MNQIKTVCVYCGSGPGNNPRFVEAAVALGKAFAENNVRLVYGGGSIGLMGAVAKSTLDHGGSVTGIIPEFLRARENALTSVQEMIVTPDMHERKRLMFEHSDAFVALPGGIGTLEELVEQLTWQQLGRHSKPILLANIDNFWEPLLSLLSHMRTTEFIRPTLPINVLMADRVDDILPRLRSAVAGKPAAAKELAPEVARRL, from the coding sequence ATGAACCAAATCAAGACCGTCTGTGTTTATTGCGGCTCCGGCCCCGGTAACAATCCCCGCTTCGTTGAAGCTGCCGTCGCGCTCGGCAAGGCCTTTGCCGAAAACAACGTGCGCCTGGTCTATGGCGGCGGCTCGATCGGCCTGATGGGCGCGGTCGCAAAGTCCACGCTCGACCATGGCGGCTCGGTGACCGGCATCATCCCGGAGTTCCTGCGGGCGCGCGAGAATGCGCTGACCTCGGTCCAGGAGATGATCGTCACGCCCGACATGCACGAGCGCAAGCGCCTGATGTTCGAGCACTCTGATGCGTTCGTTGCGCTGCCCGGCGGCATCGGCACGCTGGAGGAACTGGTCGAGCAGCTGACCTGGCAGCAGCTCGGCCGTCACTCCAAGCCGATCCTGCTCGCCAATATCGACAACTTCTGGGAGCCCCTGCTCTCGCTCTTGAGCCATATGCGCACGACGGAGTTCATCCGCCCGACATTGCCGATCAACGTCCTGATGGCCGACCGTGTCGACGACATCCTGCCGCGGCTGCGTTCCGCAGTAGCCGGCAAGCCGGCCGCCGCGAAGGAGCTGGCCCCCGAAGTGGCACGGCGGCTGTGA
- a CDS encoding ABC transporter ATP-binding protein/permease, with translation MTAGGEPTAATTPAEKGTLVGTLVHLWPYIWPGDRADLKMRVIWSVVLLLFAKLATLSVPFTFKWAIDALNGAGSAPVESSNWVLWLIASPVLMTISYGAVRVIMAVLTQWRDGIFARVAMHAVRRLAYITFVHMHELSLRFHLERKTGGLTRVLERGRSGIETIVRMVILQLIPTIVEVTLLAAVLLWQFDWRYVLAVLITVVVFMHYTYVATEWRIEIRRKMNDSDTEANTKAIDSLLNYETVKYFGAEEREARRYDRSMERYEQASVKTYTSLAVLNTGQAIIFTAGLTATMLMCAFGIRNGTHTVGDFVLINSMMIQLYQPLNFMGMVYREIKQAIIDIEKMFDVLARDPEVKDVPGAKPLAVSAGSVRFEDVRFAYEPDRQILKGLSFEVPAGKTVAIVGPSGAGKSTISRLLFRLYDVSSGRILIDGQDIKTVTQASLRQAIGMVPQDTVLFNDTIRYNIRYGRWDAGDDEVEEAARLAQIDGFIRMSPQGYETQVGERGLKLSGGEKQRVAIARTVLKAPPILVLDEATSALDSHTEAEIQGALERVSRNRTSLVIAHRLSTIVGADEIIVLDQGRIAERGTHARLLAADGLYASMWNRQREAEEARERLAQVDDDGTAPNRLPPAVTESSQDSSPVAGEKPLPTAAE, from the coding sequence ATGACCGCTGGCGGAGAGCCCACGGCCGCGACGACGCCCGCCGAGAAGGGCACGCTGGTCGGGACCCTGGTTCATCTCTGGCCCTACATCTGGCCGGGCGATCGCGCCGATCTGAAGATGCGCGTGATCTGGTCGGTGGTGCTGCTGCTGTTCGCCAAGCTCGCGACGCTGTCGGTGCCGTTCACCTTCAAATGGGCGATCGATGCGCTGAACGGCGCGGGCTCGGCTCCGGTCGAGTCGTCGAACTGGGTGCTGTGGCTGATCGCCTCGCCGGTGCTGATGACGATCAGCTATGGCGCGGTGCGCGTCATCATGGCTGTGCTGACGCAGTGGCGCGACGGCATCTTCGCCCGCGTTGCGATGCATGCGGTGCGGCGGCTCGCCTACATCACCTTCGTCCACATGCACGAGCTGTCGCTGCGCTTCCATCTGGAGCGCAAGACCGGCGGCCTGACTCGCGTGCTGGAGCGCGGCCGCTCCGGCATCGAGACCATCGTGCGGATGGTGATCCTGCAGCTGATCCCGACCATCGTCGAGGTCACGCTGCTGGCGGCGGTCTTGCTCTGGCAGTTCGACTGGCGCTACGTGCTCGCGGTGCTGATCACGGTCGTGGTGTTCATGCACTACACCTACGTCGCGACCGAGTGGCGGATCGAGATCCGCCGCAAGATGAACGATTCCGACACCGAGGCGAACACCAAGGCGATCGACTCGCTGCTCAACTACGAGACGGTGAAGTATTTCGGCGCCGAGGAGCGCGAGGCGAGGCGCTACGACCGCTCGATGGAGCGCTACGAGCAAGCCAGCGTGAAGACCTATACTTCGCTCGCCGTGCTCAACACCGGGCAGGCGATCATCTTCACCGCCGGCCTCACCGCGACCATGCTGATGTGCGCGTTCGGCATCCGCAACGGCACCCACACGGTCGGCGATTTCGTGCTGATCAACTCGATGATGATCCAGCTCTATCAGCCGCTGAACTTCATGGGCATGGTGTATCGCGAGATCAAGCAGGCGATCATCGACATCGAGAAGATGTTCGACGTGCTGGCGCGCGATCCCGAGGTGAAGGACGTGCCGGGCGCCAAGCCGCTCGCGGTGTCCGCCGGCAGCGTGCGCTTCGAGGATGTCCGGTTCGCCTACGAGCCCGATCGGCAAATCTTGAAAGGCTTGAGTTTCGAGGTGCCGGCCGGCAAGACGGTTGCGATCGTCGGTCCGTCCGGTGCCGGCAAGTCGACGATCTCCCGGCTCTTGTTCCGGCTCTACGACGTATCGAGCGGCCGCATCCTGATCGATGGCCAGGACATCAAGACCGTGACCCAGGCCTCGCTGCGACAGGCGATCGGCATGGTGCCGCAGGACACCGTGCTGTTCAACGACACCATCCGCTACAACATCCGCTACGGCCGCTGGGATGCCGGTGACGACGAGGTGGAGGAGGCGGCGCGCCTTGCGCAGATCGACGGCTTCATCCGGATGTCGCCGCAGGGTTACGAGACCCAGGTCGGCGAGCGCGGCCTGAAGCTCTCCGGCGGCGAGAAGCAGCGCGTCGCGATCGCGCGCACCGTCTTGAAGGCACCGCCGATCCTGGTGCTGGACGAGGCGACCTCCGCGCTCGACAGCCACACCGAGGCCGAAATCCAGGGCGCGCTGGAGCGGGTGTCGCGCAACCGCACCTCGCTGGTGATCGCGCACCGGCTGTCGACCATCGTCGGCGCCGATGAGATCATCGTGCTGGACCAGGGCCGGATCGCCGAGCGCGGCACCCACGCGCGGCTTTTGGCCGCCGACGGCCTCTACGCCAGCATGTGGAACCGGCAGCGCGAGGCCGAGGAGGCCCGCGAACGGCTCGCCCAGGTCGATGACGACGGCACGGCGCCGAATCGCCTGCCGCCGGCGGTCACTGAATCCTCACAGGATTCCAGCCCCGTTGCGGGTGAGAAGCCCTTGCCGACCGCCGCGGAATAG